One Heptranchias perlo isolate sHepPer1 chromosome 5, sHepPer1.hap1, whole genome shotgun sequence DNA window includes the following coding sequences:
- the LOC137322192 gene encoding adenylate kinase 9-like, giving the protein MKEAADVRDYLATKSEPPFALLLREVREAEPRSVDHVARVVDDMEAAKYKKEQLVFTDTFDENESEREILLSKPTCFLIVGKPCVGKTTLAKNLAEAWKSILVEPQHLIQQNIDENTETGQKFQEYLHRGESIYEELVMNLILDKLRSPEVAHHGEYNTKNLHSYGMFKKDLEIELPEE; this is encoded by the exons atgaaggaggctgcagatgtccgcgactacctggcgactaagTCTGAGCCTCCatttgcactgctcctcagagaggtccgggaagctgagcctcggtctgtagaccatgtggcgagg GTTGTTGATGACATGGAAGCAGCAAAATATAAGAAGGAGCAGCTGGTCTTTACAGATACATTTGATGAAAATGAATCCGAGAgagagattttgctgtcaaaacccACATGTTTCCTCATTGTGGGGAAACCA TGTGTTGGGAAAACTACTCTAGCTAAAAACTTGGCAGAGGCTTGGAAGTCAATATTAGTTGAAC CTCAGCATCTTATACAACAGAACATTGATGAAAACACAGAAACTGGGCAAAAG TTCCAGGAATACCTACATAGAGGTGAGAGTATTTATGAGGAACTTGTAATGAATTTGATTTTGGACAAACTCCGCTCTCCAGAGGTTGCTCATCATGGTGAGTACAACaccaagaacttgcattcatatggcaTGTTTAAG aaagacctggagatAGAACTCCCAGAGGAGTAA